A single region of the Thermodesulfatator indicus DSM 15286 genome encodes:
- a CDS encoding ABC transporter ATP-binding protein, whose translation MNILRIENVSKSFGEVKVLEDINISIKEGEFFSILGPSGSGKTTILRLIAGFLIPNEGTIKINNKIINNLPPEKREVNIVFQSLALFPMMNVYENVAFGLKMKKLPKKEIREKVLKMLEKVGLKGFENRKISELSGGQKQRVAIARSLIMKPKILLLDEPLSALDKKLKEHMMIELKLLQKEFKTTFIYITHDQSEAMVMSDRIAVINEGKIEQIDKPFNLYNYPKTHFVASFIGENNRFKVKAFNNGTLITESGMKIPVNSIKNENIKEIFIRPESFILNPDKNEFTFTGIVETVLFDGPQTKLLVKSEYNDDLLITVKERSQIPKAGEKIKLGIKLDEVRVF comes from the coding sequence ATGAACATCCTTAGGATAGAAAACGTTTCAAAAAGTTTTGGTGAAGTAAAAGTTTTAGAGGATATCAATATTTCTATTAAAGAAGGAGAATTTTTTTCTATACTTGGCCCTTCTGGTTCTGGTAAAACAACAATCTTAAGATTAATAGCTGGTTTTCTTATACCTAATGAAGGCACAATAAAAATAAACAACAAAATTATCAATAACCTTCCGCCAGAGAAAAGAGAAGTAAATATAGTTTTTCAAAGCTTAGCTTTATTTCCAATGATGAACGTTTATGAAAATGTAGCCTTTGGACTAAAAATGAAAAAGCTCCCCAAAAAAGAGATAAGAGAAAAAGTTTTAAAAATGCTTGAAAAAGTTGGCCTTAAGGGATTTGAAAATAGAAAGATAAGCGAGCTAAGCGGCGGACAAAAGCAACGAGTTGCAATAGCAAGAAGTCTAATTATGAAACCAAAAATTCTTTTACTTGATGAACCATTAAGTGCACTAGACAAAAAACTTAAAGAACATATGATGATAGAACTAAAACTTTTACAAAAGGAGTTTAAGACAACATTTATCTACATTACACACGACCAAAGTGAAGCAATGGTTATGAGCGACAGAATTGCCGTAATAAATGAAGGAAAAATTGAGCAGATAGATAAGCCTTTCAACCTATATAACTATCCGAAAACTCATTTTGTAGCTTCTTTTATAGGTGAAAATAACAGATTTAAGGTAAAAGCTTTTAATAATGGAACTCTTATAACTGAAAGTGGTATGAAAATTCCAGTCAATTCAATTAAAAATGAGAATATAAAAGAAATATTTATACGTCCTGAAAGTTTTATCTTAAATCCTGACAAGAATGAATTTACTTTTACTGGAATAGTTGAAACAGTTCTATTTGACGGCCCTCAAACAAAATTACTTGTAAAAAGTGAATACAACGATGATTTGCTTATAACTGTAAAAGAAAGATCTCAAATTCCAAAAGCAGGAGAAAAAATAAAATTAGGGATAAAATTAGATGAAGTCAGAGTTTTCTAA
- a CDS encoding tRNA1(Val) (adenine(37)-N6)-methyltransferase, translated as MWNLPEHTTEHLLDGSLKVFQPRTGYRFSLEVFLLAGFISPRPQEKLLELGAGCGVISLIVAFRYKFKFLVGLEIQKELLKFFAHNIKISKFSEKVYPLLGDVKKPPFKAGSFEVVFTNPPYYPVGSGRLSPDLQERLARHEILASLQDFISCAACTLKNKGRFYLVHSARRLPEIINTCLKKRLMPKTLRLVYSYPGSEGKLVLLEAVKNGGAELKVLPPLFVYENRGGDYSEEMKRLFAL; from the coding sequence ATGTGGAACTTGCCTGAACACACCACTGAACACTTGCTTGACGGCTCTCTAAAGGTCTTTCAACCCCGCACAGGCTATCGGTTTTCCCTTGAAGTCTTTTTACTAGCAGGTTTTATATCACCGCGGCCCCAAGAAAAGCTCCTTGAACTAGGGGCTGGCTGTGGCGTAATTTCCCTCATAGTCGCTTTCAGGTATAAGTTTAAATTTCTGGTTGGCCTTGAAATACAAAAAGAACTGCTCAAATTTTTCGCCCACAACATAAAAATCAGTAAATTTTCCGAAAAAGTTTATCCCTTACTGGGTGATGTAAAGAAGCCACCTTTTAAGGCCGGCTCTTTTGAAGTGGTATTTACCAACCCGCCATACTATCCCGTTGGCAGCGGACGGCTTTCACCTGACCTTCAGGAAAGGCTTGCCCGGCACGAAATTCTTGCTTCATTACAAGATTTTATAAGCTGCGCCGCCTGCACTCTCAAAAACAAAGGGCGGTTTTACCTGGTGCATTCGGCCAGACGCCTTCCAGAAATTATAAATACCTGTCTCAAAAAACGGCTTATGCCCAAAACCTTGCGCCTAGTTTATTCCTATCCAGGCTCTGAAGGAAAGCTTGTACTTTTGGAAGCAGTTAAAAACGGCGGTGCCGAACTTAAGGTGCTCCCTCCGCTTTTTGTTTACGAAAATCGCGGGGGAGATTACAGCGAAGAGATGAAACGCCTCTTTGCCCTGTGA
- a CDS encoding methyl-accepting chemotaxis protein: MKLNTIKARVQAIIVIMFVLSILNALVVFVVIQKNHSDALYVNVSGFQRTLCQQIVKDLLSQDFIGAKKKADSFDKHLKAIKNGDPDFGLAPMEDPKVLASWEKLNQAWQKFKSSLDLYLKTKDPNALKYIMDHNLEILSLANDLTNKLEERAVAGLKRLRVYQIIISGISIVMLMIIWWLAKTKIITPIEQAVALVTRISEGDFTVKFPKLTNDEIGRLLSSLKGMTDRLRVTIGSVIESSDRVYNASQEIYRAGEEVAEHTQNLAQEGKAVKEAEEVINKNIKAVSAASDQMVEAITEISKNTSEAAHIANDAVIKAQETNEIVNKLSISSEEIGEVVNLIQSIAEQTNLLALNATIEAARAGEAGKGFAVVAGEVKELSRQTTQATEKITRKIQAIQTDARASVKAIEEITEIISRINDISNMIASAVEEQTAMMGEISQAANMSAESADQIKEKVEKMSVAIQETAEKGLKSKALSEEMITLAGRLKELASKFKV, translated from the coding sequence ATGAAGTTAAATACCATTAAGGCACGGGTGCAAGCCATTATTGTAATTATGTTCGTTTTAAGTATTTTGAACGCACTGGTGGTTTTCGTAGTCATTCAAAAAAACCATAGTGACGCACTTTACGTAAACGTATCCGGTTTCCAGAGAACCCTCTGTCAACAGATAGTCAAAGATTTATTAAGTCAGGATTTTATTGGTGCTAAAAAAAAGGCTGATTCGTTTGACAAGCATCTCAAGGCTATCAAAAATGGAGATCCAGATTTTGGCCTTGCTCCTATGGAAGATCCTAAAGTTTTGGCCAGCTGGGAAAAGCTAAACCAGGCTTGGCAAAAATTTAAAAGCTCGCTTGATCTTTACTTAAAAACTAAAGATCCAAATGCCCTTAAATATATTATGGACCATAATCTTGAAATCCTTTCTTTGGCTAACGACTTGACTAATAAATTAGAAGAAAGGGCAGTGGCTGGGCTTAAAAGACTTCGCGTTTATCAGATAATCATTTCTGGAATCAGTATAGTTATGCTTATGATTATATGGTGGCTGGCTAAAACTAAGATAATCACTCCTATTGAGCAGGCCGTAGCCTTGGTAACACGGATTTCAGAAGGAGACTTTACCGTTAAGTTTCCAAAGCTAACTAACGATGAAATTGGACGCCTCTTATCATCTCTTAAAGGAATGACGGATCGTTTAAGAGTTACCATTGGCAGCGTAATAGAATCTTCTGACAGAGTATATAACGCCTCTCAAGAAATTTATAGAGCAGGGGAGGAAGTAGCAGAACACACCCAAAATCTTGCCCAAGAAGGAAAGGCAGTAAAAGAGGCCGAAGAAGTAATTAATAAAAACATTAAAGCTGTTTCGGCAGCTTCAGATCAGATGGTAGAAGCTATTACCGAAATATCTAAAAATACCTCCGAAGCAGCCCACATTGCTAACGATGCCGTCATAAAAGCTCAGGAAACAAATGAAATCGTAAATAAACTTAGTATTTCTTCAGAAGAAATCGGTGAGGTGGTAAATCTCATTCAAAGTATTGCGGAACAAACTAATTTGTTGGCTTTAAACGCTACCATTGAAGCGGCTCGTGCAGGAGAGGCTGGCAAAGGTTTTGCCGTAGTGGCCGGAGAAGTAAAAGAGCTTTCCCGCCAGACCACCCAGGCTACCGAAAAGATTACGCGAAAGATTCAGGCCATCCAGACAGATGCCCGGGCTTCGGTTAAAGCTATTGAAGAGATTACCGAAATCATCAGCCGCATAAATGATATTTCTAATATGATTGCTAGCGCCGTAGAAGAACAGACGGCCATGATGGGCGAAATAAGCCAGGCAGCTAACATGTCTGCTGAAAGTGCTGATCAAATCAAAGAAAAAGTTGAAAAAATGTCTGTAGCCATTCAAGAGACCGCGGAAAAAGGCCTTAAGAGCAAGGCGCTATCGGAAGAAATGATAACTCTTGCCGGCCGTCTTAAAGAACTAGCTTCAAAGTTTAAAGTTTAA
- a CDS encoding SAM hydrolase/SAM-dependent halogenase family protein: protein MPIILLTDFGLKDHYVGVMKGVIKTIAPQEDIIDLTHEVPPQDIKAGAFLLGVSYRYFPDGSIFVAVVDPGVGTERKGILVSTGKYFFVGPDNGLFSFVLEQEKTFFAWELKNNFYFRREISITFHGRDIFAPVAAHLARGVSPKEFGPSLKEIKRLPWPKVIKDNNSLKGAVIYVDRFGNLITNIHIRDITGEIKKVTYQGLEIPFLKTYGLAPPGNLLALIGSEGYLEIAASQGSAAQKLGSQGEVHVELA from the coding sequence ATGCCAATTATCCTTTTAACAGATTTCGGCTTAAAGGATCATTATGTAGGTGTAATGAAAGGGGTAATTAAAACCATTGCCCCTCAAGAAGATATTATTGACTTAACCCATGAAGTCCCGCCGCAGGACATAAAAGCCGGAGCGTTTCTTCTAGGTGTTTCTTATCGTTATTTTCCTGATGGAAGCATCTTTGTGGCCGTGGTTGACCCGGGTGTGGGTACTGAAAGAAAAGGCATTCTTGTTTCTACTGGAAAATACTTCTTCGTAGGCCCTGATAACGGCCTTTTTTCTTTTGTCCTTGAACAAGAAAAGACTTTTTTCGCCTGGGAGTTAAAAAACAACTTTTACTTCCGCCGGGAGATAAGTATCACTTTTCACGGAAGAGATATCTTTGCACCTGTAGCCGCCCATTTAGCCAGAGGCGTCTCTCCTAAAGAGTTCGGCCCGTCTTTAAAAGAAATTAAAAGGCTTCCCTGGCCAAAAGTTATAAAAGATAATAACTCGCTAAAAGGGGCCGTAATTTATGTGGACCGCTTTGGCAACTTAATAACCAATATTCACATAAGAGACATTACTGGAGAAATAAAAAAAGTAACTTACCAGGGCCTTGAAATCCCTTTTCTTAAAACCTACGGGCTAGCTCCACCGGGAAACCTTCTCGCTCTCATCGGTAGTGAAGGTTATCTTGAAATTGCCGCCTCCCAGGGAAGTGCCGCTCAAAAACTTGGCTCTCAAGGCGAAGTCCATGTGGAACTTGCCTGA
- a CDS encoding DciA family protein yields the protein MEKIDRVLKNLWAAPAWSKSLVAAQVLDTWEDIVGPQIASAVRPLGFARGVLTLEVSDNIWLQRLRFEEKRLLARLNERAGEAVFKKIRLVLKQNYFKKDKPKRRLQKVSPSKALITRLEKELALIEDEEIRKAFLKLRLTLLAKRHSHRAKRRFISSL from the coding sequence ATGGAAAAAATTGATCGGGTTTTAAAAAATTTATGGGCGGCGCCGGCCTGGAGTAAGAGCCTTGTCGCCGCCCAGGTGCTTGACACCTGGGAAGATATAGTAGGGCCGCAGATAGCCAGCGCGGTTAGGCCTTTAGGTTTTGCCCGAGGAGTGCTTACCCTTGAAGTGAGTGATAACATCTGGCTCCAGCGCCTGCGTTTTGAAGAAAAACGGCTACTTGCCCGTTTAAACGAAAGGGCAGGGGAAGCAGTTTTTAAAAAAATTCGCCTGGTTTTAAAACAAAATTATTTCAAGAAAGACAAACCTAAACGAAGGTTACAAAAAGTTTCCCCCTCAAAGGCCTTAATAACTCGCCTGGAAAAAGAATTAGCCCTAATTGAAGACGAAGAAATAAGAAAGGCCTTTCTTAAATTGCGGCTTACATTACTGGCCAAAAGGCATTCTCACAGGGCAAAGAGGCGTTTCATCTCTTCGCTGTAA
- a CDS encoding DUF4911 domain-containing protein has product MDKKSNGLNNELSRKEMCLLIEVPKEKVYFVKFVIEASGHLAFMTIKPGGRIILRFDREEQEKVQELLKHLPILINLHSLT; this is encoded by the coding sequence ATGGACAAGAAAAGTAACGGGCTAAATAATGAGCTGTCAAGAAAAGAGATGTGTTTATTGATAGAGGTCCCTAAAGAGAAGGTCTATTTTGTTAAGTTTGTAATTGAAGCCTCTGGACATCTGGCTTTCATGACTATCAAACCCGGTGGCCGTATAATTCTTCGTTTTGATAGAGAAGAACAAGAGAAGGTACAGGAATTACTCAAGCATCTACCTATCCTTATCAATTTACATTCCTTAACATAA
- a CDS encoding ABC transporter permease has protein sequence MIRSIKTSKSYNFFVWIYICLFFIFWTVPLVVISILAFNNADYIGFPFKGFTLDWFVGNGQRIGVFHNQDLLHALFVSLKTAFIVSLISLIIALAASLYFEKSKSKAKNILYYLSISPLIIPGVILGIAILTFATTILYFLEDHTSINLENYLSPGFWLVVIGQISFVTSYSMLIIQAQMKKFDKTFEEAALSLKASRFDVLRYIIIPFLRPSLIKAFLAGFLISFSNFNTTVFLVGSDPTLPIYLYSQVKYNLTPIVNAVSFLIIITITVLSLINLGFRRK, from the coding sequence ATGATTAGGTCAATCAAAACATCTAAAAGTTATAACTTCTTTGTCTGGATATATATATGTCTTTTCTTTATTTTCTGGACTGTCCCCCTTGTTGTAATTTCTATTTTAGCTTTTAATAATGCAGATTACATAGGCTTTCCTTTTAAAGGTTTTACTTTAGATTGGTTTGTAGGTAATGGACAAAGAATAGGAGTTTTTCACAATCAAGACCTTTTGCACGCTCTTTTTGTTAGTTTAAAGACAGCTTTTATTGTTTCCCTGATTTCTCTGATAATTGCCCTTGCCGCATCACTATATTTTGAAAAATCAAAATCTAAAGCAAAAAATATCCTTTATTACCTTTCAATCTCTCCTTTAATTATCCCAGGAGTAATTCTTGGAATAGCAATTCTCACATTTGCCACTACAATACTTTACTTTTTAGAAGACCATACTTCCATCAATTTAGAAAACTACCTATCACCAGGATTCTGGTTGGTAGTAATAGGACAAATATCCTTTGTTACTTCATACAGTATGCTTATAATTCAAGCACAGATGAAAAAATTTGATAAAACTTTTGAAGAAGCAGCTTTGAGTCTAAAAGCTTCACGTTTTGATGTACTAAGATACATAATAATACCCTTTTTACGACCATCACTTATAAAAGCTTTTTTAGCTGGATTTCTGATAAGCTTCTCAAACTTCAATACAACCGTATTTTTAGTCGGTTCAGATCCAACTTTACCAATCTATCTTTACTCTCAAGTTAAATACAACCTTACCCCTATTGTAAATGCAGTTTCTTTTCTTATTATTATCACGATTACAGTGCTTTCTCTTATAAATCTTGGTTTCAGGAGAAAATAG
- a CDS encoding alkaline phosphatase family protein encodes MKKLILISIDGFRPELIDKKYCQFLHSLSKNSYYSNNVQSVIPPITLPCFYSIFFGVNPLTHGVFYNIIHDDYKVNSPNLFEILSKNNFSCSAYFNWKTLEKAFGHNNNLVKYFIDDLTINGDIKMVSLLLENIKSHLPDFIFLYLGALDEVGHKYKWMSKEYIETAKTVDKLVKILIESLGETYDFIIHSDHGGYEYGHYVLMKEIMTVPLLFISRNSNNIEFNKKVGIIDIAPTILNYFGINIPINWEGTPFITK; translated from the coding sequence GTGAAAAAGTTAATTTTAATAAGTATAGACGGTTTCAGACCGGAACTTATAGATAAAAAATACTGCCAATTTTTACACAGCTTATCTAAAAATAGCTACTATTCAAATAATGTACAATCTGTTATCCCTCCAATAACCTTACCTTGCTTTTATTCTATATTCTTTGGTGTCAATCCACTAACTCACGGAGTTTTTTACAATATTATCCACGACGACTACAAAGTTAACTCACCAAATTTATTTGAAATACTTTCAAAAAATAATTTTTCCTGTTCTGCCTATTTTAACTGGAAAACTCTTGAAAAAGCTTTTGGACACAACAATAATCTTGTCAAATATTTTATAGATGATTTAACAATCAACGGCGACATAAAGATGGTTTCTCTTCTTTTAGAAAATATAAAAAGTCACTTACCAGACTTTATTTTCCTATACCTGGGAGCCCTTGATGAAGTTGGACATAAATATAAATGGATGTCAAAAGAGTACATTGAAACAGCCAAAACCGTTGACAAACTTGTAAAAATTTTGATTGAAAGCTTAGGTGAAACATACGATTTCATCATACACAGTGACCACGGTGGCTATGAGTATGGACATTATGTTTTAATGAAAGAAATTATGACTGTTCCGCTACTTTTCATTTCTCGAAATTCCAATAATATAGAATTTAATAAAAAAGTAGGTATTATTGATATTGCTCCAACAATTTTAAATTATTTTGGCATTAATATACCTATTAACTGGGAAGGAACGCCTTTTATTACAAAATAA
- a CDS encoding ABC transporter permease, whose protein sequence is MKSEFSKDKLVKYYAVIVFLWVFVLIILPHIGLIYSSFTTEEGKFTFQNYLKFFKQQIYYKTFIFTFLNGFFIAFLSFLFATPLAFFLVKNLPKKLSDFLITIILIPLGVGELIVVYGWMVTLSDTGLIKYILNSIGIHNFPRLLNTHFSMTLGFLYVSFVFILLPIMQAIENMDDSLIEAALDLGASKFSIFKEIIIPFAMPGIVSGAIMVFTLVIGDFLVPNILGGKSALWFTEIIYDNFLTTMNWNLGSAFGFLLLTGAVLSIWTLIKLTGQSYRKVVK, encoded by the coding sequence ATGAAGTCAGAGTTTTCTAAAGACAAACTTGTTAAATATTACGCTGTTATTGTTTTTCTCTGGGTGTTTGTTTTAATTATCCTTCCACATATAGGGCTTATCTATTCTTCATTTACAACAGAAGAAGGAAAATTCACTTTTCAAAATTATCTAAAATTCTTTAAACAACAGATATACTATAAAACTTTCATTTTTACTTTTTTAAACGGCTTTTTCATTGCCTTCTTATCCTTTTTATTCGCAACACCTTTAGCTTTCTTCTTAGTTAAGAATTTACCAAAAAAATTGTCAGATTTCTTAATAACAATAATTCTTATTCCTTTAGGTGTTGGTGAACTCATAGTCGTTTATGGATGGATGGTAACTCTTTCAGATACTGGACTCATTAAGTACATTTTAAATTCTATTGGAATACATAATTTCCCAAGGCTCCTTAATACGCATTTTAGTATGACTTTAGGATTTTTATATGTCTCTTTTGTTTTTATCTTGCTTCCTATTATGCAGGCGATTGAAAATATGGATGACTCTCTTATAGAAGCAGCCCTGGATTTAGGAGCTTCTAAATTCAGCATCTTTAAAGAGATTATTATTCCTTTTGCAATGCCGGGAATTGTATCTGGTGCCATAATGGTTTTCACACTTGTAATCGGCGATTTCTTGGTTCCAAACATTTTAGGTGGAAAAAGTGCCTTATGGTTTACAGAAATTATTTATGACAACTTTTTAACAACAATGAATTGGAATTTAGGCTCAGCTTTTGGATTTTTGCTTTTAACAGGAGCTGTTCTGTCTATATGGACACTTATAAAACTCACCGGTCAAAGCTATAGGAAGGTAGTAAAATGA
- a CDS encoding extracellular solute-binding protein, producing MKKFFNFLLVGFFLTILVSSVNAQEVLRIITWKGYIPKELQEKFEKETGIKLKITYSNNEEMLAKLRATRGGGFDLAQPSADRILFAAKKYKIYQPLDYSKIETKNIKPTLLKATKEISGGYAVPYCFGTTGLIINKKYAPDANDWSDLYNPKYKGHIAYRLKRPLLIGVAFSMGYNPFKLYHNIPEYKKMIDKVAQKLIETKSYVYAYWNSGDQQREFARSGKVWVETGWDGIGWNLHKENPDIDFIAPKSGALGWIDTFAIPRRSRNVEGAYKFINFMLKPENAAVFVNHERYQSASNGVEKYVKKEIKEDWQRTFDKKNLENIKWYPALPAACEKIESEALERIKAAASK from the coding sequence ATGAAGAAATTTTTCAACTTTTTATTGGTAGGCTTTTTTTTAACAATTTTAGTAAGTTCGGTTAATGCTCAAGAAGTTTTAAGAATCATTACATGGAAAGGCTACATTCCGAAAGAGTTGCAGGAAAAATTTGAAAAAGAAACAGGAATCAAACTTAAAATCACCTACTCAAACAACGAAGAAATGCTCGCAAAGCTAAGAGCAACAAGGGGTGGCGGATTTGACCTTGCTCAGCCTTCAGCAGACAGAATCCTATTTGCCGCCAAAAAATATAAAATCTATCAGCCTCTTGACTACTCAAAAATAGAAACAAAAAACATAAAACCTACACTTTTAAAAGCCACAAAAGAAATTTCTGGTGGCTATGCAGTTCCTTACTGTTTCGGAACAACAGGACTTATTATAAACAAAAAGTATGCACCAGATGCAAATGACTGGAGTGATCTTTACAACCCTAAATATAAAGGACACATTGCATACAGACTTAAAAGACCTCTTCTTATAGGTGTTGCGTTTAGTATGGGATACAATCCTTTCAAACTTTACCATAATATTCCAGAATATAAGAAAATGATAGATAAAGTAGCACAAAAGCTTATAGAGACAAAAAGCTACGTTTATGCTTACTGGAACAGTGGCGATCAGCAGAGAGAATTTGCAAGAAGCGGAAAGGTATGGGTTGAAACAGGCTGGGACGGTATCGGCTGGAACCTTCACAAAGAAAATCCTGATATTGACTTTATAGCTCCTAAAAGTGGTGCTCTTGGTTGGATTGATACATTTGCTATTCCAAGAAGAAGTAGAAACGTAGAAGGAGCTTACAAGTTTATTAACTTTATGCTTAAACCTGAAAATGCAGCTGTCTTTGTAAATCATGAAAGATACCAAAGTGCATCCAATGGAGTAGAAAAATACGTCAAAAAAGAGATTAAAGAAGATTGGCAGAGAACATTTGATAAGAAAAATCTTGAAAACATAAAATGGTATCCAGCACTGCCTGCAGCATGTGAAAAAATTGAGTCTGAAGCTCTTGAAAGAATTAAAGCAGCAGCAAGCAAATAA
- a CDS encoding phosphomannomutase/phosphoglucomutase — MKVNPLMFREYDIRGRVDEDLTVEVAEAIGKAYGTMVKRAGGKKVVSGRDGRLSGPKLQEALIRGILSTGINVVNIGVTPTPVMYFSLFTLEGIDGGIQVTGSHNPPEFNGFKICLGKETLYGPKIQKIRKLIEKEDFETGTGNLEEYDILPSYLKYLKENIKVSRSLKVVLDCGNGVTALTAPYAFRDQGCEVTSLYCEVDGTFPNHFPDPTVEENIKDLREKVLEIGADFGVGYDGDGDRIGVVDDKGKILWGDQLLIIFAREILKERPGATIIGEVKCSQVMYDEIARLGGKPIMWKTGHSLIKGKMKEEKAVLAGEMSGHLFFADRFFGFDDAVYASLRLAEIVAKSDVPLSEMLKDLPKMVSTPEIRVECPDDKKFEIVRRLTEKLKAEGLNVIDIDGARVIFEDGWGLVRASNTQPVLVLRFEAKDEKRLEEIRRFIEERLEQVKQEV; from the coding sequence ATGAAGGTAAATCCGCTCATGTTTAGGGAATATGACATACGCGGCCGGGTTGATGAAGACTTAACCGTAGAAGTGGCTGAAGCCATTGGCAAGGCCTACGGCACTATGGTAAAACGCGCTGGCGGCAAAAAGGTCGTCTCTGGCCGTGACGGTCGTCTTTCTGGCCCAAAACTCCAGGAGGCCCTTATCCGCGGTATCCTTTCCACCGGTATAAATGTAGTCAACATCGGTGTAACTCCCACACCGGTTATGTATTTTTCGCTTTTTACGCTTGAAGGGATAGACGGAGGTATTCAGGTAACCGGCTCTCACAACCCACCAGAGTTTAACGGTTTTAAAATCTGCCTCGGTAAAGAAACCCTTTATGGCCCTAAAATTCAGAAAATTAGAAAATTAATAGAAAAAGAAGACTTCGAAACCGGAACTGGAAATTTAGAAGAGTACGATATTTTACCTAGTTATCTTAAATACTTAAAGGAAAACATTAAAGTTTCCCGCTCTCTTAAAGTGGTGCTTGATTGCGGCAACGGGGTAACAGCCCTTACGGCGCCGTATGCCTTTCGGGATCAGGGTTGTGAAGTTACTTCTCTTTATTGTGAAGTAGATGGCACTTTTCCTAATCACTTTCCTGATCCTACGGTTGAAGAAAACATCAAAGACTTGCGTGAGAAGGTGCTTGAAATTGGTGCTGATTTCGGTGTGGGCTACGATGGTGATGGGGACCGCATTGGCGTGGTTGATGATAAAGGAAAGATCCTCTGGGGAGACCAGCTTCTCATAATCTTTGCCCGTGAGATTTTGAAAGAAAGGCCCGGAGCCACCATCATTGGCGAGGTCAAGTGTTCACAGGTTATGTATGACGAAATAGCTCGCCTTGGCGGGAAACCTATTATGTGGAAAACCGGCCATTCGCTTATTAAAGGCAAAATGAAAGAAGAAAAAGCCGTTTTGGCTGGTGAAATGAGTGGGCATCTCTTTTTTGCTGACAGGTTCTTCGGTTTTGATGATGCAGTTTACGCCTCTTTACGGCTGGCTGAGATTGTAGCCAAATCAGATGTTCCTCTCTCAGAGATGCTAAAGGACCTTCCCAAGATGGTTTCTACCCCTGAAATAAGGGTTGAATGCCCTGATGATAAAAAGTTTGAGATTGTGCGTCGTTTAACGGAAAAACTTAAGGCCGAAGGCCTAAATGTTATTGATATTGACGGTGCCAGGGTGATTTTTGAAGACGGCTGGGGGCTTGTGCGAGCTTCAAATACCCAGCCGGTGTTAGTGCTTCGTTTTGAGGCCAAAGATGAAAAACGACTTGAAGAAATCAGGCGCTTCATTGAAGAAAGGCTTGAGCAGGTAAAGCAAGAAGTTTAA